ccttgaaaagaaaaacaagaggCTCTTCGCCTACGAGAAAACCCATTTTTGAACTCTATAATTATTTCCGCACAGAGGATTTGTTCCATATGATCTCTTcggcaaaaataaatattccaaaatgaaatgaaataaacTTGGCCGTTTTGGCTTTCCCACATTCCGCCTACTTTCTTGCCACCTTTTTGCCAccttttgtaaaattaatacAATTCAGAAAAAGGTGGCAAAAAGGTGGGCGGGACGTGGAAAAGCCACAAATTTAATCTAAATTATCTATTGACCatgattaaaataaacatataattatcaaaatacGGTTATTCTATCGGAACTTGGTGCAACCAGAGTTGTTGATGCTCTGCTTACTGTTGTTCGGCACCGAGTAACATTGCCAGCTGATAGAATCAAAGTGAAATATTCTTTAcgaatttgtcgatttgtgCACACAATTGTCAAACTGTTGAATGAGACCAAGAAGATTAGGAACATACGACTCTTAAATTATATTACAGATTGCAGTGTCAATCTTGCCCGATGTCAGCCAAAGTTTTATGTTCCATCTACGTTTGGACTGACTTAGACCTCAATTGGAATCGATTTACTAGATTTAACTGTCCGCCGTGTTGGAAACATAGtgacaacttttttgctgttttgGTATACTTTTCTTTGTTACAAtaaagttttcacaaaatgcCAAAAGAGTATTAATAACTCTTACCAATTCATTCATAAATTGAGATTGTCCGGAtacttgaaaaatcatatCAATATTAAACATTGCAACTAGAACATccggaaaaatatgaaatgttGTTACCAAAAGGAGACTCTGAAATTGACAGTAACTACATATATTCTTTAGATTTATTTCACCTTATCGTaattgattttatattttctcaaCCGATATAGAGTGaataaacttgtaaaaaaactaattaacgCATCAGTTATCATCATGACTGCTATGATAGttcgatgaaaattgaacGAATCCAAACCTgaagaaattacaaaaaatgcacatttcactttttaagATTACCAGTCTTCCCGTATTGAGCACTTAAACTgtagtctttaaaaaaataaaaaatcattaaagtTCCTCCCGGAATGGTTGCTATGAAAGATACcaatgaaattatcaaaaaatataacttgaTAAGGGGTTTGtcaaaatactgaaattataaaatttttttcatcgtCATTAAATTAGGAAGTACACAAAAACTACCTAAAAAGTGTGTTGAGCTTCAAATAACTTACAGTATTATACCACACCCAGGTGGCACAAAATCGATTAAGCGAAAGTAATCCATTTGAgagtaaattgaaaaatactccGTAATACGATGCTACCACGCAACAAACAAACGCAAAATCTGGCACCCAATTTGTATAATGGAAAAGTTCACATAAAAGTGtaacaacaaaataaaaaatatctgatattcccaaaattgtaaaaataaataagaaactgttattttctttcagatgtgaaacaacttttaaaacgATAATATAGTGAATTGTAGCAGGAATGCAAAATATCAGATATAATGGATCATAAAGTCTCCAagtttcgaaataaaaataactcgCCGGCTCTGTAGATGATGACATTTTTATGAAGGgactggaaattgaaatcatATAGAGCAACAAAACAATGTACGTCAATAAGAT
This is a stretch of genomic DNA from Caenorhabditis elegans chromosome V. It encodes these proteins:
- the F20D6.12 gene encoding Serpentine receptor class gamma (Predicted), coding for MSSSTEPASYFYFETWRLYDPLYLIFCIPATIHYIIVLKVVSHLKENNSFLFIFTILGISDIFYFVVTLLCELFHYTNWVPDFAFVCCVVASYYGVFFNLLSNGLLSLNRFCATWVWYNTYFDKPLIKLYFLIISLVSFIATIPGGTLMIFYFFKDYSLSAQYGKTGLDSFNFHRTIIAVMMITDALISFFTSLFTLYRLRKYKINYDKSLLLVTTFHIFPDVLVAMFNIDMIFQVSGQSQFMNELSRMFLIFLVSFNSLTIVCTNRQIRKEYFTLILSAGNVTRCRTTVSRASTTLVAPSSDRITVF